The Maridesulfovibrio zosterae DSM 11974 genome window below encodes:
- the purB gene encoding adenylosuccinate lyase, which yields MIERYTRPAMGELWALENRFRVWLEVEVAICEAWHRLGRIPAEDMQIIRDKADFELDRILEIEEKTKHDVIAFLTAVEEKVGPSSRFIHLGCTSSDIVDTANGVLLSRAGKMILKDLDEFLETLKEMAYTHKGRMCMGRTHGIHAEPTSFGLKMTGFYAEFSRHRERIAQAVKGVSVGKISGAVGTYAMLDPEVERITCELLELEVDPISTQIVQRDRHAAFFTALGLLGGGIERLGVELRHLQRTEVLEVEEGFSKGQKGSSAMPHKKNPISAENLSGLSRLLRTNGIVSMENMPLWHERDISHSSVERVIMPDSTILADYILGRMNGVIKNLRINGDNMDRNLMASYGLFYSQRVLLALVDSGLERQKAYEMVQKVAMHCWENKVYFPDEIRKDETISAQLDSGALDEAFDMGYYTRYEDMIFDRVFGE from the coding sequence ATGATTGAAAGATATACCCGTCCCGCCATGGGTGAACTATGGGCTCTGGAAAACCGTTTCAGAGTTTGGCTTGAAGTTGAAGTAGCAATTTGTGAAGCCTGGCACAGACTTGGCCGTATTCCAGCAGAAGACATGCAGATTATCCGTGATAAAGCTGACTTTGAACTGGATCGTATCCTTGAGATTGAAGAGAAAACCAAGCACGACGTGATTGCCTTCCTGACAGCTGTAGAAGAAAAAGTCGGACCATCCTCACGCTTTATTCACCTTGGCTGCACCTCTTCCGATATTGTTGACACTGCCAATGGTGTATTGCTTAGCCGTGCTGGAAAGATGATTCTCAAGGATCTTGATGAATTCTTGGAAACACTTAAAGAAATGGCTTATACCCATAAGGGCAGAATGTGCATGGGCCGTACCCACGGTATCCACGCTGAGCCTACAAGTTTCGGTCTTAAAATGACAGGATTCTACGCTGAGTTTTCCAGACACCGTGAGCGCATTGCTCAGGCTGTAAAGGGAGTCAGTGTTGGAAAGATTTCTGGGGCTGTGGGAACATATGCCATGCTTGATCCTGAAGTTGAACGCATTACCTGCGAACTTCTTGAACTCGAGGTTGATCCTATTTCCACTCAGATTGTTCAGCGCGATCGTCATGCAGCTTTTTTTACCGCTTTAGGACTTCTTGGCGGTGGAATTGAGCGGCTTGGTGTTGAGCTTAGACATCTTCAGAGAACTGAGGTTCTAGAAGTTGAGGAAGGTTTCAGCAAGGGACAAAAAGGTTCTTCTGCAATGCCTCATAAAAAGAATCCAATTTCTGCAGAGAATCTTTCAGGTCTTTCAAGACTTTTGCGTACGAATGGTATTGTTTCCATGGAAAATATGCCGTTATGGCATGAGCGCGATATCAGTCATTCTTCAGTTGAAAGGGTTATTATGCCTGACTCAACTATTCTGGCTGACTATATTCTCGGCCGTATGAATGGTGTTATTAAAAACCTGAGAATCAATGGCGACAACATGGATCGCAATCTGATGGCTTCTTATGGATTGTTTTATTCACAGCGTGTTTTGCTTGCCTTGGTTGATTCCGGTCTGGAAAGACAGAAAGCCTATGAAATGGTTCAGAAAGTGGCCATGCATTGCTGGGAAAATAAAGTTTATTTTCCTGATGAAATCCGTAAGGATGAAACTATCTCAGCTCAGCTTGATAGTGGAGCTTTAGATGAAGCTTTTGATATGGGCTATTACACCAGATACGAAGATATGATTTTTGATAGAGTCTTTGGTGAATAG